The Caballeronia sp. Lep1P3 genome window below encodes:
- the bamC gene encoding outer membrane protein assembly factor BamC, translated as MTDFRVTKRVAALFTVAGIVAGCGTSSPTAINYKSDQRSKQSSLAVPPNLLDEAVDQRSLPPQSGQASLSDLQQVQKVAPSAPTVVPPVSGLRIQRDGAERWLVVDGKSPDQVWPQIRRFWQEQGFLLVVDSRDKGVMETDWNETHPQISDGLIRDTLAKATGNSYVTAERNKYRTRLEAAPNGGTYVFISQKGMREALTGVNNDSSQWQARPNDPALENEYLKRMMSSLAMADSRQASGAAGATDSGASANAGSTANAGNAQQAKAGDAKAAAIAAQNVTNAANSPVNNEAVPAATSAQMTLPEAYDRAWLHVGTALDRANFTVDDRDRARGVYYVRYVDPNDKSAREQGFWSQVFHGRMEIKAKQYQVNVRAITEGQTRVAIVDDKGQVDSSPQARQIMALLAGQIS; from the coding sequence ATGACAGATTTTCGTGTAACCAAGCGGGTGGCTGCGCTCTTTACGGTGGCCGGAATCGTGGCGGGATGCGGCACGTCTTCCCCCACCGCGATCAACTACAAGAGCGATCAGCGCTCGAAGCAATCGTCGCTCGCCGTTCCGCCGAACCTTCTCGACGAAGCGGTCGACCAGCGCTCGCTGCCGCCGCAAAGCGGACAGGCGTCGCTGTCGGACCTCCAGCAGGTTCAGAAAGTCGCGCCGAGCGCGCCCACCGTGGTGCCGCCCGTCTCGGGCCTGCGTATTCAGCGCGACGGCGCCGAGCGCTGGCTCGTCGTGGACGGCAAGTCGCCCGATCAGGTCTGGCCGCAGATTCGCCGTTTCTGGCAGGAGCAGGGCTTTCTGCTCGTCGTCGATTCGCGCGACAAGGGCGTGATGGAGACCGACTGGAACGAAACGCATCCGCAGATTTCGGACGGCCTCATTCGCGACACGCTCGCGAAGGCCACGGGCAATTCGTATGTCACGGCCGAGCGCAACAAGTACCGCACGCGTCTCGAAGCCGCGCCGAACGGCGGCACCTACGTGTTCATCAGCCAGAAGGGGATGCGTGAGGCGTTGACGGGCGTCAACAACGATTCGAGCCAGTGGCAAGCCCGCCCGAACGATCCGGCGCTCGAGAACGAATATCTGAAGCGCATGATGTCGTCGCTCGCCATGGCGGATTCGCGTCAGGCGTCGGGCGCCGCCGGCGCGACCGATTCGGGCGCTTCGGCCAACGCCGGTAGCACGGCGAACGCCGGTAATGCGCAACAGGCGAAGGCCGGCGATGCGAAAGCCGCCGCTATCGCCGCGCAAAACGTGACGAACGCGGCCAATAGCCCGGTCAATAATGAGGCCGTGCCCGCCGCCACGTCCGCGCAAATGACCTTGCCGGAAGCCTACGACCGCGCGTGGCTGCACGTGGGCACCGCGCTCGATCGTGCGAACTTCACGGTGGACGATCGCGACCGCGCGCGCGGCGTGTATTACGTGCGCTATGTCGATCCGAACGACAAGTCCGCTCGCGAACAGGGCTTCTGGAGCCAGGTCTTTCATGGCCGCATGGAGATCAAGGCCAAGCAATATCAGGTGAACGTGCGAGCGATCACGGAAGGTCAAACGCGCGTCGCGATTGTCGACGACAAGGGGCAGGTGGATTCCTCGCCTCAAGCCCGGCAGATCATGGCGCTGCTGGCAGGCCAGATCAGCTGA
- a CDS encoding DUF2844 domain-containing protein, whose product MRNIRHPHYIGAALAVLALGASALCHAQLGATSPANASDGAVMHHAQDGLLAYRETTDAYGTVVREYVDPAGTVYAVSWRGPSMPNVQALLGSYFQRFRDGASASAADAGLHMTRVADGDLVAENRARLREFSGRAWLANALPPGVTPADIQ is encoded by the coding sequence ATGCGAAACATAAGACATCCTCACTACATCGGGGCGGCTCTGGCGGTGCTCGCGCTCGGGGCAAGCGCGCTATGCCACGCACAGCTCGGCGCGACTTCGCCGGCGAATGCATCGGATGGTGCGGTCATGCATCACGCGCAAGACGGGCTGCTTGCCTACCGGGAGACCACCGACGCGTACGGGACCGTCGTGCGCGAATACGTCGATCCGGCCGGCACCGTGTACGCCGTCTCGTGGCGCGGCCCTTCGATGCCGAACGTGCAGGCGCTGCTCGGCAGCTACTTCCAGCGCTTCCGAGACGGCGCGAGCGCATCCGCAGCGGATGCCGGCTTGCACATGACGCGCGTCGCCGACGGCGATCTCGTCGCCGAAAACCGTGCGCGGCTGCGCGAATTCAGCGGGCGCGCGTGGCTCGCGAATGCGCTGCCGCCGGGCGTAACGCCCGCCGATATCCAGTAA
- a CDS encoding DUF3443 domain-containing protein gives MTTRTLRLFSSILLCFALHGCGGGGSDAPTASPSAPPAASTPVQASAPATASAPVAASNAVAQSTTPNVQPIQVTKIATGTRNMLQTSVTLCVPGTNTCQTIDNIQVDTGSQGLRVLASALDPAIALPLVKAGASGAALAECSVFGSGYTWGAVRQADVRLAGQLASSISVQSISDSAVPATAADCSQSGLPMLTASSLRGNGILGVGPFVADCGGGCAASAMPRWYYACASGACSASALAADQQVTNPIARFAADNNGVLIELPAVPPEGASAVAGTMTFGIGSQANNALGSATVLKSNSITGYVTTSFSANQYASSFIDSGSNGLFFPSTTLKSCGAWYCPATPQSFSATLRSTSGVTADVSFSVAASTGLLTSGNNAFSNLAGPANGFFDWGLPFFYGRRVFTALEGRATPAGNGPYYAF, from the coding sequence ATGACGACTCGCACGCTTCGCCTCTTCTCCTCGATCTTGCTCTGCTTCGCGCTCCACGGATGCGGCGGCGGCGGATCGGACGCTCCCACGGCATCGCCGAGCGCCCCGCCCGCCGCCAGCACGCCGGTGCAGGCCAGCGCGCCAGCCACCGCAAGCGCCCCCGTTGCAGCCAGCAACGCGGTCGCTCAGTCGACGACGCCCAACGTGCAGCCGATCCAGGTCACGAAAATCGCGACCGGCACCCGCAACATGCTTCAGACGAGCGTGACGCTGTGCGTGCCGGGCACGAACACATGTCAGACCATCGACAACATTCAGGTCGACACCGGATCGCAGGGGCTGCGCGTGCTGGCATCGGCGCTCGATCCGGCGATCGCGCTGCCGCTCGTCAAGGCCGGCGCGTCGGGCGCCGCGCTCGCCGAATGCTCGGTGTTCGGCTCCGGCTACACATGGGGCGCCGTGCGCCAGGCGGACGTGCGGCTCGCCGGACAGCTCGCGAGTTCGATATCGGTTCAGTCGATCAGCGATTCCGCCGTGCCCGCGACGGCGGCCGATTGCAGCCAGTCCGGCCTGCCGATGCTCACCGCGTCGAGCCTGCGCGGCAACGGCATTCTCGGCGTCGGCCCGTTCGTCGCCGATTGTGGCGGCGGGTGCGCGGCGTCCGCGATGCCGCGCTGGTACTACGCATGCGCATCGGGCGCGTGTTCCGCGAGCGCGCTCGCAGCCGACCAGCAGGTGACCAACCCGATCGCGCGCTTTGCCGCCGACAACAACGGCGTGCTGATCGAGTTGCCCGCCGTGCCGCCGGAGGGCGCATCGGCCGTGGCGGGCACGATGACATTCGGCATCGGATCGCAGGCGAACAACGCGCTCGGCTCCGCGACGGTGCTGAAATCCAACTCGATCACGGGCTACGTCACGACGAGCTTCTCCGCGAACCAGTACGCGTCGAGCTTCATCGACAGCGGTTCGAACGGCCTCTTCTTTCCCTCGACGACGCTCAAGAGCTGCGGCGCGTGGTACTGCCCGGCCACGCCGCAATCGTTCAGCGCGACGCTGCGTTCGACGAGCGGCGTCACGGCCGACGTATCGTTCAGCGTCGCCGCGTCCACGGGTCTGCTGACGAGCGGCAACAACGCGTTCAGCAATTTGGCGGGGCCGGCGAACGGCTTCTTCGACTGGGGACTGCCGTTCTTCTACGGCAGGCGCGTGTTCACGGCGCTCGAAGGCCGCGCGACGCCAGCGGGGAACGGGCCGTACTACGCCTTCTGA
- the pcaC gene encoding 4-carboxymuconolactone decarboxylase, which produces MTDDERYEAGMQVRRAVLSDAHVDRSLANRTELTTEFQNFITRYAWGEIWTRDGLPRHTRSLITIAMMVALNRNEELALHLRAAKNNGVTQDQIKEVLLQTAVYCGVPAANSAFHLAQKIFDEEKSAGGQ; this is translated from the coding sequence ATGACTGATGACGAACGTTACGAAGCCGGCATGCAGGTGCGCCGCGCGGTGCTGTCGGACGCGCATGTGGACCGGTCGCTCGCGAACCGCACAGAACTCACGACCGAATTTCAGAACTTCATCACGCGCTATGCGTGGGGCGAGATCTGGACGCGCGACGGCTTGCCGCGCCATACGCGCAGTCTCATCACCATCGCGATGATGGTCGCGCTCAATCGCAACGAGGAACTCGCGCTGCATCTGCGCGCCGCGAAGAACAACGGCGTCACGCAGGATCAGATCAAGGAAGTGCTGCTGCAAACCGCGGTCTATTGCGGCGTGCCGGCGGCCAACTCGGCGTTCCATCTCGCGCAGAAAATCTTCGACGAGGAGAAGAGCGCGGGCGGACAGTGA
- the pcaD gene encoding 3-oxoadipate enol-lactonase: MPLAAINGTRIHYRVDATAGDQAPWLVLSNSLGADVSMWTPQIEAFAKRFRVVRYDTRGHGHSDAPQGPYTIDQLIGDVIGLMDHLGIERANYCGLSMGGLTGIGLAARHPERFSRVVLSNTAAQIGSDAVWTPRAAKAREHDGMAALTDSVIARWFTAPFIERERLVLANIRDVFRHTSGEGYASNCEAIRDADLREEAKGIALPVLVIAGTHDLSTTAAQGRELAGYIEGARFVELDAAHLSNIEKHDDYTHAVLDFLGEQR; this comes from the coding sequence ATGCCTCTCGCCGCTATAAACGGAACCCGCATTCACTACCGCGTCGACGCGACCGCCGGTGACCAGGCGCCGTGGCTCGTGCTGTCGAATTCGCTCGGCGCCGATGTCTCGATGTGGACGCCGCAGATCGAAGCGTTCGCCAAGCGCTTTCGCGTCGTGCGCTACGACACGCGCGGCCACGGCCATTCCGACGCGCCGCAAGGCCCGTACACGATCGACCAGTTGATCGGCGACGTGATCGGCCTCATGGATCACCTCGGCATCGAGCGCGCGAACTACTGCGGCTTGTCGATGGGCGGACTGACGGGCATCGGTCTTGCCGCGCGTCATCCGGAGCGCTTTTCGCGCGTCGTGCTCTCGAACACGGCCGCGCAGATCGGTTCGGACGCCGTCTGGACGCCGCGCGCAGCCAAGGCGCGCGAGCACGACGGCATGGCCGCGCTGACCGACAGCGTGATCGCGCGCTGGTTCACCGCGCCGTTCATCGAGCGCGAGCGGCTCGTGCTCGCGAATATCCGCGACGTGTTCCGTCATACGTCCGGCGAGGGCTACGCATCGAACTGCGAAGCGATCCGCGACGCCGACCTTCGCGAGGAAGCGAAGGGCATCGCGCTGCCGGTGCTCGTCATCGCCGGCACGCACGATCTCTCGACCACGGCGGCGCAGGGCCGCGAACTGGCGGGTTATATCGAAGGCGCGCGCTTTGTCGAACTGGACGCCGCGCACTTGTCGAACATCGAGAAACACGACGACTACACGCACGCCGTGCTCGACTTCCTCGGAGAGCAACGATGA
- a CDS encoding 3-carboxy-cis,cis-muconate cycloisomerase: protein MFESTGRLTDLICGSEAANAIWSPRATVQAMLDVEAALARASAKAGVIPASAVDSIVAACNADNIDAAALMTGAAAGGNLAIPLVKQLTAVVKARDAEAAKYVHWGATSQDIIDTGVVLQLRAALDLLDADLRALGDSLADQAHKHRATPMIGRTWLQQALPITLGLKFAQWLDAITRHRARLTELRARALVLQFGGAAGTLASLRDKALPTARALADDLGLALPALPWHTERDRIAESASFLGMLTGTLGKIARDISLMMQTELGEVAEPAAAGKGGSSTMPHKRNPVGCAAVLTAATRAPNLVATIFAGMVQEHERALGGWQAEWEALPDLARLSAGALSNMLAIVPSMEVNVARLAANLDATNGLVLGEAVMLALGDAIGRLDAHKLVEGASKAAVASGQSLFDVLAADETVSAHLSQDRLQQLLDPANYVGQAQAFVDAAIALHRQNGTMEQ from the coding sequence ATGTTCGAATCCACCGGACGTCTGACCGATCTGATCTGCGGCAGCGAAGCGGCGAACGCGATATGGTCGCCGCGCGCGACGGTGCAGGCCATGCTGGATGTCGAAGCGGCGCTCGCGCGCGCATCGGCGAAAGCGGGCGTGATCCCGGCGAGCGCGGTCGATTCCATCGTCGCCGCGTGCAACGCCGACAACATCGACGCCGCCGCGCTCATGACCGGCGCGGCAGCCGGCGGCAATCTCGCGATTCCGCTCGTCAAGCAGCTCACGGCCGTCGTGAAGGCGCGCGACGCCGAGGCCGCGAAGTACGTGCACTGGGGCGCGACGAGCCAGGACATCATCGATACGGGCGTCGTGCTGCAACTGCGCGCCGCGCTCGATCTGCTCGACGCCGACTTGCGCGCGCTCGGCGATTCGCTCGCGGATCAGGCGCACAAGCATCGCGCGACGCCGATGATCGGCCGCACGTGGCTTCAGCAGGCGCTGCCGATCACGCTCGGCCTCAAGTTCGCGCAATGGCTCGATGCGATCACGCGGCATCGCGCGCGTCTCACCGAACTTCGCGCTCGCGCGCTCGTGCTGCAATTCGGCGGCGCGGCGGGCACGCTCGCGAGCCTGCGCGACAAGGCGTTGCCGACCGCGCGCGCGCTCGCCGACGATCTCGGCCTCGCGCTGCCCGCGCTGCCGTGGCACACCGAGCGCGATCGCATCGCGGAGAGCGCGTCGTTTCTCGGCATGCTGACGGGCACGCTCGGCAAGATCGCGCGCGACATCTCGCTCATGATGCAGACGGAACTCGGCGAAGTGGCCGAACCCGCTGCCGCGGGCAAGGGCGGTTCGTCGACGATGCCGCACAAGCGCAATCCGGTCGGCTGCGCGGCCGTGCTGACGGCGGCGACGCGCGCGCCGAATCTCGTCGCGACGATTTTCGCGGGCATGGTGCAGGAGCACGAGCGCGCGCTCGGCGGCTGGCAGGCCGAATGGGAAGCGTTGCCCGATCTTGCGCGGCTCTCGGCGGGCGCGTTGTCGAACATGCTGGCGATCGTGCCTTCGATGGAAGTGAACGTCGCGCGGCTCGCGGCGAACCTCGACGCGACCAACGGCCTCGTTCTCGGCGAAGCGGTGATGCTCGCGCTCGGCGACGCCATCGGCCGGCTCGACGCGCACAAGCTCGTCGAGGGCGCGTCGAAGGCGGCGGTCGCGAGCGGGCAATCGCTCTTCGACGTGCTCGCCGCCGATGAGACCGTCAGCGCGCATCTTTCGCAGGACCGGTTGCAGCAGTTGCTCGATCCGGCGAACTACGTCGGTCAGGCTCAGGCGTTCGTGGATGCGGCGATCGCGCTGCATCGTCAGAATGGAACTATGGAGCAATAA